The following are from one region of the Nicotiana tabacum cultivar K326 chromosome 3, ASM71507v2, whole genome shotgun sequence genome:
- the LOC142175820 gene encoding uncharacterized protein LOC142175820, whose product MIREKEISYHYGGHFVFSPSRKYVGGHLKKINIDVDFISFFDLLDDLKEYCHFNICEGDKFVYLGGDRIISDYDGLVECHDDQDIKNMLVSYRMHKERSIEIYTLLKNDIFMSTSLGENSSRGSNAVKRKTRGPTRCVKIINLQEGQKLPVEFDEDHQAIGENASKLIWFLGQTVRSRTCCPLKVNGWKVIEQDKIGHMWEIVLEKFNFDVSEGRKSAIFGKRSDLYRDYRYKLKKKYFDSKANYQLRLRNKPKLVAADEWKYLVNLWSDADFQKKSTQNKTNRSKRSLPPYIGTKNYARLRYEMEQKNGKAPSRVEVFMESRKRKKRKQVDVFQQDVIDQFYQFKKQQKEGEISLNDDNIFEKVLGAEKMDIFVRMAPEKISVNILVVDQQKYNL is encoded by the exons atgataagggagaaagaaattAGCTATCACTATGGTGGCCATTTTGTATTCTCCCCTTCTAGAAAATATGTAGGTGGtcatttgaagaaaataaatattgatgTTGATTTTATATCTTTCTTTGACCTATTGGATGACTTAAAAGAGTATTGTCACTTCAATATTTGTGAGGGAGACAAGTTTGTTTATTTGGGAGGTGATAGAATTATTAGTGATTATGATGGGCTAGTTGAATGTCATGACGATCAAGATATTAAAAACATgcttgttagttatagaatgcaTAAAGAAAGGTCTATTGAGATTTATACACTGctgaaaaatgatatttttatgaGTACTTCTCTTGGAGAAAATAGTTCTAGGG GTTCCAACGCTGTAAAAAGAAAAACTAGAGGTCCTACACGGTGTGTGAAAATAATTAACTTACAGGAGGGACAAAAATTACCGGTGGAATTTGATGAAGATCATCAAGCTATAGGTGAGAATGCAAGCAAATTAATTTGGTTTTTGGGACAAACAGTTAGAAGCCGAACTTGTTGCCCTTTAAAGGTAAATGGTTGGAAAGTGATTGAGCAAGATAAGATCGGTCATATGTGGGAAATTGTCTTG gaaAAGTTTAATTTTGATGTGTCCGAGGGAAGAAAAAGCGCAATTTTTGGCAAAAGGAGTGACCTCTATAGAGATTATAGGTACAAGTTGAAGAAAAAGTATTTTGATTCAAAAGCAAATTACCAACTTCGCCTACGAAACAAGCCTAAACTTGTTGCCGCAGATGAATGGAAATATTTGGTCAATCTTTGGAGTGATGCCGACTTTCAG aAGAAGAGCACACAAAACAAGACAAATAGATCGAAACGTTCCTTGCCTCCATACATTGGGACCAAAAATTATGCAAGACTTAGATACGAAATG GAGCAAAAAAATGGAAAAGCTCCTTCTCGTGTTGAAGTTTTTATGGAATCCCgcaagagaaaaaaaagaaaacaagttgATGTTTTTCAACAAGATGTTATT GACCAATTTTACCAATTTAAAAAGCAGCAAAAAGAAGGAGAAATTTCTTTAAATGATGATAATATCTTCGAAAAAGTACTCGGGGCCGAAAAAATGGATATCTTCGTGCGTATGGCCCCGGAAAAAATATCAGTGAATATTTTGGTGGTAGACCAACAAAAGTACAACTTATAA